The Apium graveolens cultivar Ventura chromosome 11, ASM990537v1, whole genome shotgun sequence genome has a window encoding:
- the LOC141696255 gene encoding UDP-glucosyltransferase 29-like translates to YDYNQPWAADIALSSNVPAVQFILCSAILCSLIRHMMYSDSSVSSPFPIPFHKNLIEKMSARFESASSDFAKNIERVRRASKICKVLLVRSFREIEGKYIDYTFVLCQKKAIPVGPLVREEIENTDDCTETIQFLDKKDESSVVFVSFGSEYFLSKDEIREIAYGLELSKLNFIWVVRFHCEDNMKLEEALPLGFHDKVGERGLVMEGWAPQAKILRHSSTGGFVSHCGWSSIMESMMFGVPVIAMPMHIDQPYNALVVKEVGVGQEVERDENGRFNREEIAKAIRNVVLEKSGETVRRKAKEMSEKIKENGDKEIDEVVDELVKLCKEKKDETTSPEML, encoded by the coding sequence TATGATTACAATCAGCCCTGGGCAGCTGATATAGCTTTGTCTAGTAATGTTCCAGCAGTTCAGTTTATTCTATGCTCAGCAATTCTTTGTTCACTTATACGTCACATGATGTACAGTGATTCATCTGTAAGTTCACCATTTCCAATACCCTTCCACAAGAACCTCATCGAAAAGATGAGTGCGAGATTTGAGTCTGCTTCCTCAGATTTTGCAAAGAATATAGAACGTGTAAGGCGAGCTAGCAAGATATGCAAAGTACTTCTGGTCAGGAGTTTTAGAGAAATCGAAGGGAAATATATCGATTATACATTTGTTTTGTGTCAAAAGAAGGCAATTCCTGTCGGGCCACTTGTTCGAGAAGAGATAGAAAATACAGATGATTGTACGGAGACAATCCAATTTCTGGACAAAAAGGATGAGTCTTCGGTTGTCTTTGTTTCCTTTGGAAGTGAATATTTTCTATCCAAGGATGAAATACGAGAGATTGCGTATGGATTGGAGCTTAGTAAGCTAAATTTTATATGGGTCGTAAGATTTCATTGTGAAGATAACATGAAGCTTGAAGAGGCACTTCCTTTAGGGTTTCATGATAAGGTAGGGGAGAGAGGACTTGTCATGGAGGGATGGGCTCCACAAGCCAAAATCTTACGTCACTCGAGCACCGGAGGGTTTGTTAGCCATTGTGGATGGAGTTCGATTATGGAGAGCATGATGTTTGGTGTTCCGGTCATAGCCATGCCTATGCATATTGACCAGCCATATAATGCTTTAGTCGTGAAGGAGGTTGGAGTTGGACAAGAGGTTGAGAGAGATGAGAATGGTAGGTTCAATAGAGAAGAGATTGCAAAAGCAATAAGAAATGTGGTATTAGAGAAAAGTGGGGAGACAGTAAGGAGGAAGGCGAAGGAAATGAGTGAGAAAATTAAAGAAAATGGAGACAAAGAAATAGACGAAGTTGTGGACGAGCTGGTGAAACTTTGCAAGGAGAAGAAAGACGAAACAACATCTCCCGAAATGTTATAA